The Osmerus eperlanus chromosome 15, fOsmEpe2.1, whole genome shotgun sequence genome includes a window with the following:
- the crispld1a gene encoding cysteine-rich secretory protein LCCL domain-containing 1 isoform X1 produces MRFASQGWFRGLSLLLVFRTAVSMVMQPNSTGWEALLDKYLEEDGEWWQAKQRGRRAITDSDMQMILDLHNKLRGQVYPQASNMEYMSWDTELERTAEEWAETCLWEHGPASLLPQIGQNLGAHWGRFRPPTFHVQAWYDEVKDFSFPYPQECDPYCPYRCSGPVCTHYTQLVWATSNRIGCAINMCYNMNVWGQIWAKAVYLVCNYQAKGNWWGHAPYKHGTPCAACPPSYGGGCMDNLCYKGDGSESLTPQEETEENNFIEQEAPQNPPKPRSRAPKPNLPPATTTNPRSESLERNEVVSTQQMSQLVTCDTKLRDQCKGTTCNRYECPAGCIDSRGKVVGTVHYEMQSSICRAGLHAGVIDNDGGWLDVTRQGRKEFFIKSNKNGVQSLGKYQSANAFIVDRVTVKAINCETTAAQLCSYQKPVKHCPRLYCPSNCMEENPHISRVIGTRTYSDKSSICRSAVHAGVLRNDVGGYIDVMPVDKRKQYIASYQNGIFSESLQNPPGGKAFQVFAVI; encoded by the exons ATGAGGTTTGCATCCCAGGGATGGTTCAGGggtctgtccctgctcctggtgTTCCGGACGgccgtctccatggtgatgcaGCCCAACTCCACAGGCTGGGAGGCCCTGCTGGACAAGTAcctggaggaggacggggagtgGTGGCAGGCCAAGCAGAGAGGCCGAAGGGCCATCACAGACAGCGACATGCAAATGATCCTGGATCTGCACAACAAGCTGAGAGGACAGGTCTACCCCCAGGCCTCTAACATGGAGTACATG TCGTGGGACACCGAGCTGGAGAGGACGGCGGAGGAGTGGGCGGAGACATGTTTATGGGAGCACGGGCCTGCCAGCCTCCTGCCTCAGATAGGACAGAACCTGGGGGCTCACTGGGGAAG ATTTCGTCCCCCCACGTTTCACGTCCAGGCGTGGTATGACGAGGTGAAAGACTTCTCCTTCCCCTACCCACAGGAGTGTGACCCCTACTGCCCCTACAGATGCTCCGGTCCAGTctgcacacactatacacag CTGGTGTGGGCCACCAGCAATCGTATCGGCTGTGCCATCAACATGTGCTACAACATGAACGTTTGGGGTCAGATCTGGGCCAAAGCTGTCTACCTGGTTTGCAACTATCAGGCAAA AGGTAACTGGTGGGGCCATGCCCCCTACAAACATGGCACCCCATGCGCCGCCTGTCCCCCCAGCTATGGAGGGGGATGCATGGACAACCTCTGCTACAAAG GCGACGGCTCTGAATCCCTTACTCCACAAGAGGAAACAGAGGAAAACAACTTCATTGAACAAGAGGCACCGCAAAACCCCCCGAAACCTCGGTCCCGGGCCCCCAAACCCAACCTCCCCCCGGCCACTACCACCAACCCCCGTTCTGAGAGTCTGGAAAGGAACGAGGTGGTCAGCACACAGCAGATGT CTCAACTTGTGACCTGTGATACTAAACTACGAGATCAATGCAAAGGAACAACCTGTAACAG GTATGAGTGTCCAGCTGGCTGTATTGATAGCAGAGGGAAAGTAGTGGGGACAGTGCACTATGAGATG CAATCGAGTATCTGCAGAGCTGGCCTCCATGCCGGTGTCATAGACAACGACGGAGGGTGGTTGGATGTGACAAGACAAGGTAGAAAGGAGTTCTTCATCAAATCCAACAAAAATGGTGTCCAGTCCCTTGG GAAGTACCAGAGTGCCAATGCCTTTATTGTTGACAGAGTAACAG TTAAAGCCATTAACTGTGAGACGACCGCAGCACAGTTGTGTTCCTATCAGAAGCCTGTGAAGCATTGTCCAAG ACTGTACTGCCCTAGTAACTGTATGGAAGAGAACCCTCACATATCACGGGTCATCGGCACCAGAACATACTCAGAC AAGTCCAGCATATGCCGGTCAGCAGTGCACGCTGGGGTCCTCAGGAACGATGTGGGGGGCTACATCGACGTGATGCCGGTGGACAAGCGGAAACAGTACATCGCCTCGTACCAAAACGGCATTTTCTCCGAGAG cctccagaaCCCCCCAGGAGGAAAGGCTTTCCAGGTCTTCGCGGTGATCTGA
- the crispld1a gene encoding cysteine-rich secretory protein LCCL domain-containing 1 isoform X2 — translation MVMQPNSTGWEALLDKYLEEDGEWWQAKQRGRRAITDSDMQMILDLHNKLRGQVYPQASNMEYMSWDTELERTAEEWAETCLWEHGPASLLPQIGQNLGAHWGRFRPPTFHVQAWYDEVKDFSFPYPQECDPYCPYRCSGPVCTHYTQLVWATSNRIGCAINMCYNMNVWGQIWAKAVYLVCNYQAKGNWWGHAPYKHGTPCAACPPSYGGGCMDNLCYKGDGSESLTPQEETEENNFIEQEAPQNPPKPRSRAPKPNLPPATTTNPRSESLERNEVVSTQQMSQLVTCDTKLRDQCKGTTCNRYECPAGCIDSRGKVVGTVHYEMQSSICRAGLHAGVIDNDGGWLDVTRQGRKEFFIKSNKNGVQSLGKYQSANAFIVDRVTVKAINCETTAAQLCSYQKPVKHCPRLYCPSNCMEENPHISRVIGTRTYSDKSSICRSAVHAGVLRNDVGGYIDVMPVDKRKQYIASYQNGIFSESLQNPPGGKAFQVFAVI, via the exons atggtgatgcaGCCCAACTCCACAGGCTGGGAGGCCCTGCTGGACAAGTAcctggaggaggacggggagtgGTGGCAGGCCAAGCAGAGAGGCCGAAGGGCCATCACAGACAGCGACATGCAAATGATCCTGGATCTGCACAACAAGCTGAGAGGACAGGTCTACCCCCAGGCCTCTAACATGGAGTACATG TCGTGGGACACCGAGCTGGAGAGGACGGCGGAGGAGTGGGCGGAGACATGTTTATGGGAGCACGGGCCTGCCAGCCTCCTGCCTCAGATAGGACAGAACCTGGGGGCTCACTGGGGAAG ATTTCGTCCCCCCACGTTTCACGTCCAGGCGTGGTATGACGAGGTGAAAGACTTCTCCTTCCCCTACCCACAGGAGTGTGACCCCTACTGCCCCTACAGATGCTCCGGTCCAGTctgcacacactatacacag CTGGTGTGGGCCACCAGCAATCGTATCGGCTGTGCCATCAACATGTGCTACAACATGAACGTTTGGGGTCAGATCTGGGCCAAAGCTGTCTACCTGGTTTGCAACTATCAGGCAAA AGGTAACTGGTGGGGCCATGCCCCCTACAAACATGGCACCCCATGCGCCGCCTGTCCCCCCAGCTATGGAGGGGGATGCATGGACAACCTCTGCTACAAAG GCGACGGCTCTGAATCCCTTACTCCACAAGAGGAAACAGAGGAAAACAACTTCATTGAACAAGAGGCACCGCAAAACCCCCCGAAACCTCGGTCCCGGGCCCCCAAACCCAACCTCCCCCCGGCCACTACCACCAACCCCCGTTCTGAGAGTCTGGAAAGGAACGAGGTGGTCAGCACACAGCAGATGT CTCAACTTGTGACCTGTGATACTAAACTACGAGATCAATGCAAAGGAACAACCTGTAACAG GTATGAGTGTCCAGCTGGCTGTATTGATAGCAGAGGGAAAGTAGTGGGGACAGTGCACTATGAGATG CAATCGAGTATCTGCAGAGCTGGCCTCCATGCCGGTGTCATAGACAACGACGGAGGGTGGTTGGATGTGACAAGACAAGGTAGAAAGGAGTTCTTCATCAAATCCAACAAAAATGGTGTCCAGTCCCTTGG GAAGTACCAGAGTGCCAATGCCTTTATTGTTGACAGAGTAACAG TTAAAGCCATTAACTGTGAGACGACCGCAGCACAGTTGTGTTCCTATCAGAAGCCTGTGAAGCATTGTCCAAG ACTGTACTGCCCTAGTAACTGTATGGAAGAGAACCCTCACATATCACGGGTCATCGGCACCAGAACATACTCAGAC AAGTCCAGCATATGCCGGTCAGCAGTGCACGCTGGGGTCCTCAGGAACGATGTGGGGGGCTACATCGACGTGATGCCGGTGGACAAGCGGAAACAGTACATCGCCTCGTACCAAAACGGCATTTTCTCCGAGAG cctccagaaCCCCCCAGGAGGAAAGGCTTTCCAGGTCTTCGCGGTGATCTGA
- the pi15a gene encoding peptidase inhibitor 15-A: MNVQYYSIDFLLLCISCGASVLATSIPAVSTLPATNFTNLGAAFNYGTDTSNISKTRRKRYITQNDMLAILDYHNKVRGKVFPPASNMEYMIWDENLAKTAEDWAHACMWEHGPRHLLRFLGQNLSVRTGRYRSILQLVKPWYDEVKDYVFPYPRDCNPRCPLKCYGPMCTHYTQMVWASSNKVGCAVHTCHNMNVWGSVWKRATYLVCNYSSKGNWIGEAPYKVGVPCSACPPSYGGSCSNNMCFPALKTNYLHWFK, encoded by the exons ATGAACGTTCAGTACTATTCCATAGACTTTTTGCTTCTCTGCATATCTTGTGGAGCAAGTGTTTTGGCAACGAGTATTCCTGCCGTGTCCACGTTGCCAGCTACCAATTTCACCAATCTTGGCGCAGCGTTCAACTATGGAACGGACACCAGCAATATTTCCAAAACCAGGAGGAAGCGTTATATTACCCAAAATGACATGCTTGCCATTCTTGATTACCACAATAAAGTAAGAGGAAAGGTTTTCCCCCCGGCTTCCAACATGGAGTATATG ATATGGGACGAGAACCTGGCCAAGACGGCGGAAGACTGGGCCCATGCCTGTATGTGGGAGCACGGGCCCCGCCACCTCCTCAGATTCCTGGGCCAGAACCTCTCCGTCAGGACGGGTCG CTATCGCTCCATTCTCCAGCTGGTGAAACCATGGTACGACGAGGTCAAGGACTACGTGTTCCCTTACCCACGTGACTGCAACCCACGCTGCCCCCTCAAATGCTACGGACCCATgtgcacacactatacacag ATGGTGTGGGCGTCATCCAACAAAGTGGGCTGTGCTGTACACACTTGTCACAATATGAATGTGTGGGGCTCTGTGTGGAAACGGGCCACATACTTAGTGTGCAACTACTCTTCTAA GGGGAACTGGATAGGAGAGGCCCCCTACAAAGTAGGTGTCCCTTGCTCTGCCTGTCCTCCCAGCTATGGGGGCTCTTGCAGCAACAACATGTGCTTCCCTGCCCTGAAAACAAACTACCTGCACTGGTTCAAATAA